A portion of the Sabethes cyaneus chromosome 3, idSabCyanKW18_F2, whole genome shotgun sequence genome contains these proteins:
- the LOC128742759 gene encoding pre-mRNA 3'-end-processing factor FIP1: MADEGNEDSWLYGNTNRDEKDDSTTEGNKDADGADESNTENVEQSSAKRGRGSFSDEDNHHQHDDNAMDSSDLQATDDSAAQREDEFQAEEDSRLQEEESHEPEERTARSDGEMETDDSDDDDDINVVIGDIKSGPSYNIVKPRGPIVQPQAVQAAPGPDKAKQPAGKFSIDEFESVGTINGVPAHEFSIDSLDDKPWRKPGADITDYFNYGFNEETWRAYCERQKRMRMHESGVGLQGLTINNPQAAQMQPHWRSGPPPPRKMNNGIDVIGGMNMHPRQDGDMMPRHPKENVIQVMTADRREYSRTSNKYDPSMGPPPFGAPPDFYHNEPDYGDYGYEPTQESQWNQESSWQPHGIKTLTPGPPPPHMMPPGMVMQPHMEMMPPPMQPGMGMGPPGMGPPGMRGHDRDVRADREREREREREHHGKMREREREREHRRERDRDRERESVSIKTEVMEMDRLERSRSEKPERDGEKEKEKRSSKSDRHKERYRERSRSREKSKSRRRSRSRERERDRHSSRSEKKKSHRKDKDDSD; this comes from the exons ATGGCCGACGAAGGTAATGAAGATAGTTGGCTCTACGGGAACACCAACCGAGATGAGAAGGATGATAGCACAACGGAAGGTAACAAGGACGCCGATGGAGCCGACGAGTCCAACACAGAGAATGTCGAACAAAGTTCCGCCAAACGCGGCCGTGGCAGTTTCTCCGATGAAGATAACCATCATCAGCATGATGATAACGCTATGGATTCGAGTGATCTTCAAGCCACGGATGATTCAGCCGCTCAACGAGAGGACGAGTTT CAAGCCGAAGAGGATTCACGACTCCAAGAAGAGGAAAGTCACGAACCAGAAGAGCGGACAGCACGGAGTGATGGAGAAATGGAAACCGATGAtagtgacgatgacgatgatatTAATGTCGTGATTGGTGATATTAAATCCGGTCCAAGTTATAATATCGTCAAGCCAAGGGGACCGATAGTACAACCACAGGCCGTCCAAGCCGCTCCAGGGCCAGATAAGGCAAAACAACCGGCAGGAAAGTTTAGCATTGATGAGTTTGAGAGTGTGGGAACGATAAACGGAGTTCCGGCACATGAATTCAGCATTGACTCGTTGGACGACAAACCATGGCGCAAGCCTGGTGCCGATATAACAGATTACTTTAACTATGGATTTAATGAAGAGACTTGGCGAGCCTATTGTGAGAGACAAAAGCGTATGCGAATGCACGAAAGTGGAGTCGGTTTGCAAGGATTGACAATCAATAATCCGCAGGCGGCTCAAATGCAACCACATTGGAGGTCTGGTCCACCTCCTCCTCGAAAGATGAATAACGGCATTGATGTGATCGGTGGAATGAACATGCATCCCAGACAAGACGGAGACATGATGCCACGTCATCCTAAGGAGAATGTTATTCAGGTGATGACCGCTGATCGTCGCGAATACAGTCGAACTTCGAACAAATATGATCCATCGATGGGCCCTCCTCCGTTTGGGGCACCTCCAGATTTCTATCACAACGAGCCTGACTATGGCGATTATGGATATGAACCAACACAAGAGTCTCAATGGAATCAAGAGAGTTCTTGGCAGCCTCATGGTATTAAAACACTTACCCCTGGACCACCACCTCCGCACATGATGCCCCCCGGAATGGTAATGCAACCCCACATGGAGATGATGCCACCGCCGATGCAACCGGGAATGGGAATGGGGCCGCCCGGAATGGGCCCACCAGGAATGCGCGGTCACGACCGCGACGTTCGTGCCGATCGGGAGCGGGAACGAGAACGAGAGCGAGAGCATCACGGTAAGATGCGAGAACGCGAACGAGAACGGGAGCATCGTCGAGAACGCGACCGTGACCGGGAACGAGAGAGCGTTTCAATCAAGACGGAAGTTATGGAGATGGACCGCTTGGAACGGTCTCGATCGGAGAAACCGGAACGCGACGgcgagaaagagaaagaaaagcgATCGTCCAAATCAGACCGCCACAAGGAACG GTATCGTGAACGGTCCCGTAGTCGTGAGAAGTCTAAATCACGAAGAAGGTCTCGCAGCCGTGAGCGTGAACGTGACCGACACAGCAGCCGATCGGAGAAAAAGAAATCGCATCGTAAGGATAAGGACGACAGCGATTAA
- the LOC128741422 gene encoding glutamate--cysteine ligase produces the protein MGLLSEGSPLSWEETKALAQHVREHGIEQFINLYARLKDRQGDVLKWGDEVEYVIVRFDDEKKETQVSLRARELLGVLNEKEAADPKGVKSLWRPEYAAYMIEGTPGKPYGGLLAHFNVVEANMRYRRMEVAELLPAGEHVMSITNFPRLGCPDFTYPLAKPTPDDVNCAARSLFFPDEAIYPGHPRFKTLTRNIRQRRGEKVSINLPIFRDKNTKIPVEGSLPDKPDFVHMDAMGFGMGCCCLQLTFQACNITEARTLYDQLTPMCPIMLALTAASPAYRGFLTDVDCRWNVISASVDCRTKEERGEVPLKNDRFRIYKSRYDSIDSYLSPAGEKYNDVPLVLDEAMYKRLREGDIDHLLAQHIAHLFIRDSVSLFSEKVHQNDKEDTDHFENIQSTNWQTMRFKPPPPNSSIGWRVEFRPCEAQLTDFENAAIVCFVVLLTRVILSYQLDFLIPISKVDENMQNSQKRGAVLTEKFWFKKNIAGFPGPDAKNNDQPRSDIETNSHNNVDANDSTNPDDEYELMTIDQIINGKGCFPGLVPLINSYLGSMDVDADTHCTIQQYLKLIQKRASGELLTTASWIRKQVTEHEEYKQDSVVSAGICYDLLKTAKDIQDGIRPCPELLGSNINSKTADNIPPAIEKHLTKHCC, from the exons ATGGGGCTACTGAGCGAGGGCAGCCCGCTGAGCTGGGAAGAAACGAAAGCGCTGGCGCAGCATGTTCGTGAACACGGAATCGAACAGTTCATCAACCTGTACGCCCGGCTTAAGGACCGCCAGGGAGATGTGCTCAAGTGGGGCGACGAAGTGGAGTATGTTATCGTACGTTTCGACGATGAAAAGAAGGAAACACAGGTGTCACTACGAGCCAGGGAATTGCTAGGTGTGCTAAACGAAAAGGAAGCAGCTGATCCGAAGG GTGTAAAATCTCTCTGGCGACCGGAATACGCTGCGTACATGATCGAAGGTACACCCGGTAAACCGTACGGTGGTCTGCTGGCTCATTTCAATGTCGTCGAAGCGAACATGCGCTACCGTCGCATGGAGGTGGCCGAGCTGTTACCAGCCGGCGAGCACGTTATGTCGATTACTAATTTTCCCCGGCTAGGCTGTCCCGACTTCACCTATCCGTTGGCAAAACCCACCCCGGATGACGTGAATTGCGCAGCTCGATCGCTTTTCTTCCCCGATGAGGCCATCTACCCGGGACATCCTCGTTTTAAGACGCTTACTCGCAACATCCGTCAACGTCGGGGCGAAAAGGTTTCAATAAATCTGCCTATTTTCCGTGATAAGAATACGAAAATTCCTGTGGAGGGCAGCCTTCCCGATAAACCGGACTTCGTCCATATGGATGCGATGGGTTTCGGAATGGGTTGCTGCTGTTTGCAGCTGACTTTCCAGGCCTGTAACATTACCGAGGCGCGAACGCTCTACGATCAACTGACACCGATGTGTCCCATTATGTTGGCTCTAACGGCTGCCAGTCCCGCCTATCGCGGATTCCTGACCGACGTCGACTGTCGTTGGAATGTCATTTCTGCCTCGGTAGACTGCCGCACCAAGGAGGAAAGGGGAGAGGTGCCACTGAAAAATGATCGATTCCGAATCTACAAATCTCGCTACGATTCCATCGATTCATATCTCTCCCCGGCAGGTGAAAA ATACAACGACGTTCCATTGGTTCTGGACGAAGCAATGTACAAGCGGCTACGCGAGGGTGACATCGATCATCTACTGGCGCAACATATTGCCCATCTTTTCATTCGCGATTCGGTTTCTTTGTTCAGCGAAAAGGTCCACCAAAACGACAAGGAAGACACTGATCACTTTGAAAACATTCAGTCGACTAATTGGCAAACGATGCGCTTCAAGCCACCTCCGCCGAACTCCTCGATCGGCTGGCGTGTAGAGTTTCGTCCTTGCGAAGCACAACTAACAGACTTTGAAAATGCTGCCATCGTATGCTTTGTCGTTCTGTTGACCAGAGTAATTTTGTCCTATCAGCTAGATTTCCTGATCCCGATCAGCAAGGTAGACGAAAATATGCAAAACTCTCAAAAGCGCGGAGCCGTCCTTACAGAGAAATTCTGGTTTAAAAAGAACATTGCCGGTTTCCCGGGACCGGACGCCAAAAATAACGATCAGCCTCGGTCGGACATCGAAACCAACAGTCATAACAATGTTGACGCAAATGATTCCACCAACCCGGATGATGAGTACGAGCTGATGACAATCGATCAAATTATCAATGGCAAGGGTTGCTTCCCGGGGCTGGTTCCACTGATCAACAGCTACCTCGGTTCGATGGATGTCGATGCAGATACACACTGTACCATTCAGCAGTACCTGAAGTTAATTCAAAAACGGGCATCCGGAGAACTACTAACAACCGCTTCCTGGATCAGAAAACAGGTCACAGAGCACGAAGAGTACAA ACAAGATTCGGTAGTGAGCGCCGGCATCTGCTACGACTTGCTGAAGACGGCCAAGGACATTCAGGACGGTATCAGGCCGTGCCCGGAGCTGCTCGGTAGCAACATCAATTCGAAGACGGCCGACAACATTCCGCCAGCAATCGAGAAGCATCTGACCAAGCACTGTTGCTGA
- the LOC128741178 gene encoding kelch-like protein 5 translates to MSEISCKGSPTSSASARISLVTDESHFSLASLNSSVSQDEFFRCREHSDLVLKRMQEYLQNEKLCDVILIAGLDGKRIPAHRLVLSASSAYFGAMFTGHLRESQQEEITLQEVSGEALQLLIQYCYTGTIELREDNVETLLATACLLQLSTIVNACCTFLARQLHPSNCLGFSLFAEQQGCTALLKDASAYTCQHFMQVWKNQEFFQLDSVQLANLLQSDDLNVPNEQEVFHALMAWIQFDAENRKTYIPELLALIRLPLLQPSFIVDHVEALCGANACQQLVMEAFKWHLIPGRRSQISTQRTRPRKSTIGKLLAVGGMDGHKGAISIESYEPRLNKWTLLKNMPARRLQFGVAVMDDKLIIVGGRDGLKTLNTVECFDLTTMTWGSIVPPMGTPRHGLGVAFLEGPLYAVGGHDGWSYLATVERWDPAARTWSYVAPMASMRSTAGVAVLGGRLFVIGGRDGSVCHRTVECYDPHTNKWTLRAPMNKRRGGVGVGVLNGFLYALGGHDCPASNPAVCRTETVERYDPTTDTWTLIASLSVGRDAIGVSVLGDWLIAVGGYDGNQYLKTVEQYDTESNEWQQIAPVNYSRAGACVVAIPNNFSSASAGGAVGGGVPSSSMGALAAVSSSSASTNTTNRGANPARSGNYYYRRQFRIYDYYV, encoded by the exons ATGAGTGAAATTTCCTGTAAGGGCAGCCCAACATCGAGCGCTAGCGCTCGAATAAGTTTAGTTACAGATGAAAGTCACTTCAGTCTCGCTAGTCTCAATTCGTCCGTCAGCCAGGATGAGTTCTTCCGGTGCAGAGAGCACTCAGACTTGGTGCTTAAGCGAATGCAAG AATATTTGCAGAACGAGAAGCTGTGCGACGTGATCTTGATCGCAGGATTAGACGGTAAACG CATTCCGGCCCACCGTTTGGTACTGTCCGCCTCATCGGCCTACTTCGGTGCCATGTTCACCGGTCATCTGCGCGAAAGCCAACAAGAGGAAATCACCCTACAGGAGGTGTCTGGCGAAGCCCTGCAGCTGCTGATTCAGTACTGCTACACCGGAACGATAGAGCTGCGTGAGGACAACGTCGAAACGCTCCTGGCAACGGCCTGCCTCCTGCAGTTGAGCACGATCGTGAATGCGTGCTGCACATTTCTTGCCCGTCAACTTCATCCGTCCAATTGCTTGGGTTTCTCACTGTTCGCCGAACAGCAAGGATGCACGGCCCTGCTGAAGGATGCCTCCGCCTACACCTGCCAGCACTTTATGCAAGTCTGGAAGAATCAGGAATTTTTCCAGCTGGATTCCGTGCAGCTTGCTAACTTGCTACAAAGTGATGATTTGAACGTTCCTAACGAGCAGGAAGTGTTCCATGCCCTGATGGCCTGGATACAGTTTGACGCCGAAAACCGAAAGACATATATTCCCGAACTGTTGGCCTTGATCCGATTGCCTTTGCTGCAACCTTCG TTTATTGTCGACCATGTGGAGGCTCTGTGCGGGGCTAACGCGTGCCAGCAACTGGTGATGGAAGCGTTCAAGTGGCATTTGATCCCCGGCAGAAGATCGCAGATATCGACACAACGAACCCGACCAAGGAAGTCTACTATCGGCAAACTGTTGGCCGTCGGCGGAATGGATGGACATAAGGGAGCTATTAG TATAGAAAGTTACGAACCTCGGCTGAACAAGTGGACACTGCTGAAGAATATGCCGGCCCGAAGGCTTCAGTTTGGAGTAGCTGTAATGGATGATAAGCTGATAATCGTTGGTGGAAGGGACGGCTTAAAAACGCTGAACACCGTGGAGTGCTTCGATTTGACCACTATGACTTGGGGTTCGATAGTACCACCGATGGGAACGCCTAG ACACGGTTTGGGAGTAGCCTTCCTGGAAGGCCCTTTGTACGCAGTGGGTGGTCACGATGGATGGAGCTATCTGGCGACGGTGGAACGATGGGATCCGGCTGCTCGAACCTGGAGTTACGTGGCACCGATGGCATCCATGAGATCGACTGCCGGCGTTGCGGTGCTTGGTGGACGATTGTTTGTTATCG GCGGAAGAGATGGCAGCGTTTGTCACCGAACTGTGGAATGCTACGATCCTCATACGAACAAGTGGACGCTGCGTGCACCAATGAATAAGCGACGAGGCGGAGTAGGG GTAGGTGTCTTGAATGGTTTTCTGTATGCCCTGGGCGGTCATGATTGTCCGGCAAGCAATCCGGCCGTGTGTAGAACGGAAACCGTAGAACGGTATGATCCTACAACGGATACGTGGACTTTG ATTGCCTCACTCAGCGTCGGACGGGACGCGATCGGCGTGAGTGTTCTCGGTGATTGGCTGATTGCGGTCGGTGGCTACGATGGCAACCAATATCTGAAAACGGTCGAACAGTACGATACGGAGAGCAATGAGTGGCAGCAAATCGCACCGGTCAATTATAGCCGCGCAGGAGCCTGCGTGGTCGCCATTCCGAATAATTTCTCCTCCGCTAGCGCCGGCGGAGCAGTCGGTGGCGGTGTCCCATCGTCGTCGATGGGTGCACTAGCCGCAGTGTCGTCTTCCTCCGCGTCGACAAACACCACG AACAGAGGAGCAAATCCCGCTCGCAGCGGTAACTATTACTATAGGCGACAGTTTAGGATATATGACTATTACGTTTAG
- the LOC128741343 gene encoding 40S ribosomal protein S8, with protein MGISRDSYHKRRATGGKKAAIRKKRKYELGRPAANTKIGASRIHFVRTRGGNRKFRALRLDAGNFAWASEGTARKARIIDVVYNASNNELVRTKTLVKNAIVVIDSTPFRHWYESHYLLPLGKKREVKAGEEDVLAKKRSKRVLKKYVKRQKTAKIDPALEEQFNAGRLLAVIASRPGQCGRADGYLLEGKELEFYLKKIKNKKSK; from the exons ATGG GTATAAGCCGTGATAGTTATCACAAGAGGCGGGCCACTGGTGGCAAGAAAGCCGCCATCCGCAAGAAGAGGAAGTATGAGTTGGGACGCCCAGCTGCCAATACGAAG ATTGGTGCCAGCCGTATCCACTTCGTACGAACCCGCGGTGGAAATCGCAAATTCCGCGCCCTCCGCTTAGATGCCGGCAATTTTGCATGGGCCTCGGAAGGAACTGCCCGTAAGGCACGTATCATCGATGTGGTTTACAATGCCTCCAACAACGAGCTGGTGCGTACCAAGACGTTGGTAAAGAACGCCATTGTGGTGATCGATTCTACGCCGTTCCGTCACTGGTACGAAAGCCACTACCTGCTGCCGCTCGGCAAGAAGCGTGAGGTGAAAGCCGGCGAGGAGGACGTTCTGGCCAAGAAGCGCAGCAAGCGGGTCCTGAAGAAGTACGTCAAGCGACAGAAGACTGCCAAGATTGACCCCGCACTGGAGGAACAGTTCAACGCTGGTCGTTTATtgg CTGTTATTGCTTCTCGACCTGGACAATGTGGCCGCGCTGATGGTTACCTGCTGGAAGGCAAAGAGCTGGAATTCTATCTGAAGAAAATTAAGAATAAGAAATCCAAGTAA